In the genome of Dyadobacter fermentans DSM 18053, the window GGGAGCTGCCCGAGAAATGCCGTACGATTTTCCAGATGAGCCGGTTCGAGGAGTTGAAATACCAGGAAATCGCCGACCGCCTCCAGTTGCCGGTCAAGACGGTCGAGAACCAGATGGGCAAGGCGCTGCGGCTGCTGCGCGTCAAGCTCGCCGATTTTCTCCCGGCTTCCTTTTTACTTTTTTTCCTCAGCTGATCAGTCATGAAAACAGAACAAAACCCAAACATAGATGAATTGCTGGTGAAGTCGATGCTCGACGAAGCCAGTGTGGCAGAGCAGATCGAGATCAAGCAATGGCTGCTCGACGACGACGATAACCAGCGGTATTACGAGCACTTCGAACTGATCTGGAATGAAAGTAAACGCCTCGCACGCCAGAGCAATGTCGATGAAAATGCGGCCTGGGAGCGTTTCAAGGTGCGTACAGCAGCGATGGAGCAGGAGCCTAAGGTAATTCCAATGCATCCGAAGCCCGTCTTCCGCATTCTGAGAATGGTAGCAATGGTACTCATGGCAGCCTGTGCGGGCTGGCTGAGTTACCTCGCGGCAACGCAGAATGCAGCTCCGGAAGTGCTGACCATTAGTTCGGGAATGGAAACACGCATTGCCACGCTACCCGACGGGTCGATCGTAACACTCAACAAAAAGTCGAGCATCAGTTATCCAAAAGCATTTGAAGGTAAAACAAGGCAGGTAGCGCTTGCCGGCGAAGCGTTTTTTGATGTAAAACCCGATAAAACAAAGCCATTCATCATCGAGGTCAATGATGTGACGGTGAAAGTGCTGGGCACTTCTTTCAATGTGAAGGACAATGCCGAAAAGACCGAAGTGATCGTGGAAACGGGCATAGTGGAAGTTTCGCGGGCCAACCGGAAAGTGCGCATTACGCCGCGGGAAGAGGCAACGGTGGTGAAGGCAAGCGCCGAAATGCAGAAAGGCACGACCGAAGACGAGTTCCACAATTACTACCGGACGCGCCGGCTGTATTGCGACAATACACCGCTCTGGCGACTGGTTGAAATTCTGAACGAGGCTTATGACGCTGATATCGTAGTCGGAAATCCAGCATTGCGGGACATGCCGATCAACACTACGTTTGATCAAAATTCCCTCGAAAGTATTCTGGGAGTCGTTAGCGAAACCCTTTCACTCAAAGTTGAACATCACCACGGCCAGATCATTTTGAAATAGCCTTATCTTTCGGAATGAATCCAAACTCAATGTTCCGTGACATACCAAGGCTTGCTGTTCTGTTGCTAATGTTGCCCTGCGGGTGTTTCGCGCAGCAAATCCTGCAAAAACCGGTTGAAATCTCTGTGAAGGGACAACCGGTTTCCGCTGTTTTAAAGTCGGTGAGCGAGCAGGGGAAGTTCTATTTTTCGTACAACAGCAACCTCATCGCCGGCGACAGCCTGGTGACATTGCACGCGGCGAGGCAAACGGTGAAACAGGTGCTTGACCAGCTTTTCCAAAACCGCTTTCAATACAAAGAAAAAGGCGATTACCTGATCATCCTTCCGGCGGCGAAGGACAAATCATTCCACATCAGCGGGCTCATTCTGGACGGCGAAACCGGCCAGCCTGTTGACTATGCGAGCGTTTACTCGCGCCAGTTGCTCGTATCGACACTCTCAGAGGATGACGGTGGTTTCAGGTTGCGGATCAGGGAGCGCGCATTCCCCGTTTACCTGACGGTGAGCAAAGTAGGTTACGGCGACACGACGATGGTGATCAACAACGCCGACGAATCGGCCCGGACTTTGCATATTCACCCCAAAGCCGTCGACCTCGACCCATTGATAGTTCGCTATTCCGAGGGCGAATCGACCTGGCTCGGCAGATTGTTCCTATCTCAGCGCCTGCGCGCCCAGAGCCGCAATATCGGCCGGTTTTTTGTGGCATTACCTTATCAGGCATCCCTCACGCCCGGCCTGGGTACGCATGGACGCATGAGCGGGCAGGTGGTGAACAAGTTTTCATTAAACCTAGCTGGCGGTTACACGGCGGGGGTAAATGGCGTGGAAATAGCAGGGGGCTTTAATATTTCGAAAGAAGATGTCCGCTATGTGCAATTGGCGGGCGCATTCAATGTGGTATCGGGCCATGTTCATGGGGTTCAGATGGCCGGTTTCAGTAACAATGTACTGGATTCACTGAGCGGCGTGCAGATTTCCGGTGTCAGCTCGATGGTCAGGAAGCGGGTGGATGGTGTGCAAATGAGCGGTTTCCTGAGCAGAACGGGTGGCGGAATGCATGGCACGCAGATATCGGGAGCCATTAACCTGATCCGTAACGGCGGCAGCGGCGCGCAGATCGCGGGCGGCTACAACCAGGTCCGGGGCAGCTATCGCGGCGTTCAGATCGCCGGAGCAGCCAATTATGCCGGCGATTCGGTGTTTGTGACTCAGATTTCGGCAGGACTGAATATCGCGAAGAATATCCGTGGCGTGCAGATCGCGCCCGTCAACTATGCCAAACGAATGCGCGGCGTGCAAATAGGCATTGTGAATATCGCCGACAGTTCGTCCGGCGCGAGTATCGGTTTCCTCAACATTGTGAAGAAAAGCACTTCCAATATCTCGGTGTATGCCACCGATGTGGCACCGCTTAATGTGGCCTGGAAAATGGGCACACATCAGTTTTACAGCGTCCTCATGGCGGGAACCGGTGGCAGTTCCAACAGCCGGGTGCGGACATTCGGGGCGGGTTTTGGAAAAGAGTTTTTCCCATTTAAAAAGACCGGCTTCTTTGTCGAAATCCTCAGTCAGAACCTCTACCAGGGCGACTGGGACGCCATGTCTTCGGTATACCGGCTGCAAATCGCGGCTACTTACAAACTGGCAAAGCGCTTCCTGATTTTCGCCGGGCCTGCCTACACGATCTACGATCACGCCGGAGCTGAGCCTAAGAAAGGTTATAAGTCGTTTCCAGTGGCCGGTTATCCCAAAATCGGCCTTGGAAGCGAAAAAGTAACGTCCTGGATTGGCTGGCAGGCAGGGATTAGCTGGCGATACGGGAGATTATAAAGTTTGGTAAAATGCGAAAAGAGGATGCCTCACACGAGACATCCTCTTTTTTTACTGATAGTGAATAACTTATCACAGCTTTCTCACAGACCAAACGATACCGTTCGTAGTGCCTGTACCTCCCAGATTCACGTTTACAGTAAGCCCATTCGCTACGTATTGAAGATCCAGTACATCGCCGGCACTCAACGGAAGGTCTCCCGCGACCACAACCGTACCGCTTCCCAGGATAACCCGCAATGTAAGTACCAGTGCTACGTTAACGTTCAGGATCGGAAAAAGTCCTGATAATGTTTCAGCACTGTTAACCCGCAATGCTACTCTGGGGTTAACGCCGGCTCCTAAACTCACCGTCAACGCCGCAAGTGTGGAATAGTTAACAGTCGCAGATACACGGTACCTACCGGTGGTTGGCACTGTGTAAGTACCGGCTGCGCTATTAAAGCCCGTTCCGTCAGCATATAGCTCATTGTATCCGGAAATAGTGCTGTTTCCCGTCACGGATAGCGAAGCCAAAGTAGCGGAAAAACCGGCAGGTGCCGAGGATACACCGTACATGAATGGCTGCCAGGTAACACCGTCGAAATAGTAGAAGCCGGCTGCGCCATTGGTTTGATAAACGAGCAAACCCGTTGCGGGAGCGGCAATGCCTGTACGTTCGGTATCGGTCATACGCGGCACTAATAGACCTTTAGATGTTGATTGAACATCCAATTGGGCGCTGGCTTCGGGGCTGGTTGTTCCTACACCCACCTGCGCTTTCGCGGTAACCGAGAAAAGCAAAAGCAGACCTGCCAGTAAGGATAGATATCTTTTTTTCATTTTAGTAGAGATTTAATGTTGTCAATAGTTCAGCTAGTTAATACCAACACCCGCACTCGCATAGCCGGCGATGGTTGATGCGATAAAGGAGCCAGGAGCCGATGCCGAATAGACCAGTAGCAACCGGGTGCCTGCGGTAACAGGTATGCTAAGGCCTGACGTCACGCCGGAGCTCACAGTACCGATTGCGATTATGCCCGTCAACGCCGGCGCCAGTGTTACGATGGCTCCCGGAACAGGTGTGAATGTATTACTGTTTGCAGGCGCGGAGTAAAGCTGGGCCTGAATGGTCGCTGCGGCTCCTATGAGGGACAATGCTACCGTGTTGCTGAAAAAGCCGGACATGGATGTAATGGTCCCATCGCGCGGTACCGAGAATGCCATGTTCGCAAGCAAAGTAGCGTCAATCGCGCCGCCAACCAGGGACACGTCCGTAGCGCTATTGCCGAATCCTACCACTGATGCTGTTCCCACGAGCCCACCGAGAAGGACGGTCATCACAACCGGCGTACCAGATGCGTAGGGGATAATGGTCGGATTTGCAACAGCCGGAGCGGTTTTTAATGGAACCCATTCAGAACCGGTGTAATACCAGAAGCCTGCATCGCCGTTGGTTTGATAAACCAGCAAGCCGGTAGCTGGGCTGGCAATACCTGCACGTTCGGTGTCGAGCATTCGCGGAATCAGGAGCCCCTTGTTAGTGGATTCAATATCCAGCTGGGCGCTGGTATTGGGGGTGGTGGTCCCGATCCCGACCTGTGCGTTGGCCGTGAATGCAAACAATGCGAGAAATGCAAACAATAGTGTGCCCTTCAGTTTCAGCCCGGAGAGACGAACGTTGAAAATAGATTTTCTTCTCATGAGCGTGCGGCGCTATTGTTTAATGACTTTAATAACCTGGGTCTTGCCGCTGGCCGTCTCAACCTTCACCAGATAGGTGCCCGCCGGATAGTTTTTCAAACTAACCTCCTGGCCTGGTTGTGGTTTCGACAATTCCAGAAACTGGCGACCGGTCAAATCGGTCATTTTTACGCTTGCGAGCACTTCTTTGGAGCCGATCGTAATCTTGTCAACCGCAGGGTTCGGGTAGGCGCTGATCAGCCCGCCGGACGCCAGCCGGATCGACTGGATTTTACTGTAAGCAAAGCTGCCGTCGGTATCCACCATTCTCAGCCGGTAATACTGCATTCCAAACCGTTCCATCTTGTCGTCGAACGAGTAGTCCTTTTTGGAATTGCTCGTGTTTGCGGCATTCACAGTGCCCAGTACGCTCCATTTTTTCGCGTCCTCACTTTGCAGAATCTCGAAGAAATCACTGTTTTTCTCTTCGGAAGTCTGCCACGACAGTACGGTCGAATTTTCAACCCGTCTCACCTGGAAGTCTACAAGCGTAACAGGCAATGCACCTTCCTGGCCGGCAGTGACGGACGTAAAGTTCGTCGGGCTGCCCAGCGTGTTCGAGATGTAGTGCGAGCCGGTTAGCACGGTACTACCGCTGGTGGTCACGAAATCTTCGTTGCCATATGCCAGCTGCAATGTGGTTTCACTGTTACCGTTCAACTCACTTGCCCGGTAGAAGAACCCAACAGTGCCCGCAAAGTCAAACGGCGTACTGAAGCTGTACACGCGTGCAATCCCCGGCGGAGTTCCGGGTATAGGCGTGGAAGTGATGGATAGTGTCTGCGATGTAAGCGTAAAGTCGGAGCTCGGCAACAAGGTCAGGCTGTCAATAAAGACTTGTGTGCCCGACTCAATGTGAAAACCGCTAGCTCCGGCAGTGAATTGCGCGTGTGCAGCCGTAGTAGAAAGTAGTGCCAATTGGCAGAACAGCAGATAACGTTTCATCATAATGAATTTGGTTTGGTAATAAAGGAATGTACAATCCGTATAAATGTATATAAATATTTTAAGACCCGGCAAATTTTAGTAAAATTATTTCTATAAAAATCTGCTCCCAAAGAAACATGGCTTGTAGATATACATTGTAAATGATGATTAATACTAGTTTTATAAATAATTTATTCTACAAAAATTAGGGTAAAGCGCATTCCGGTTGTCGGTTCAATGCATACAGACACCGGCAGGGATTGAAGGCCTGCAATCGCAACTGGTGGTGTATGCATTTCAACAATCCTATTAAATGCATTACCATGAAAAATTTGCTTTTCAATCCTTTCCGGATTTGCTTCATCATCCTATTAATGTCCGGCACGTCATTGCCGTCCATCGCGCAGAGTGATAGTTCTTCGAGAATTCACGTAGGGTTTATATATCCGATCAGTTCGAATGGTAAACAGGCTGCTTCCATTACCAACCGGTTTTCTCTGCATGTGATCGCCGGTCTTTCGAAAGCTGAAACAGGCGCGTCCATTTCCAGCATAGCGAACATTGTAAAGCAGGATGCGGCGGGCGCGCAGATTGCCGGTGCGGCGAACGTGATCGGCGGATCGGCCAGCGGCACCCAAATGGCCGGCGTGGCCAACGTGATTGGTGGCGGGGCCAAAGGCGCGCAGCTGGCGGGCTTTGGCAATATCATCGGCGGCGAAGCGCAGGGCGCTCAGATAGCCGGCGTGATCAATCTGTCCGAATCTTCGGGTGCGGCACAGGTGGCCGGCTTTGCGAACATCACCAAAAAACATGCAAAAGGCTTGCAGCTCGCCGGCTTCTTCAACCGGGGCGAGGAGGTGAATGCCCAGATGGCCGGTTTTGCCAACGTCGCCAAAAAAGTGAAAGGCATTCAGCTGGCGGGGCTCATCAACATCGCCGACAGCAGCGACTATCCGATCGCGATTTTTAACTTCATCAAAAATGGCGAGAAATCGGTAGCCCTTACCTTCGACGAAACCATGACCGGCGTCGTTTCCTTCCGCTCGGGCGGCCACGTGCTCTACGGGATTGCGGGTATCGGATATAATTTTAAAGACAATGCAAAAGCCATGTACGCCGCGGAAGGTGGCTTGGGTGCGCATATCCCGCTCAGCAGCAAGGCCCTCGGCGGACGCCTCCGCCTGAACCTGGAAGCGGTCAGCCATACGCTCACCGATTTCGACGGCGGACATTATAATAAGAATTCACTCCGCGTGTTACCGGCGCTCAAATGGGGCAACCACTTCGAGGCTTTCGCCGGGCCCACGCTCAACTACGTGTCCTACGACCGCGAGGATAACTACGATTTTATTAAAAAGTACATCTGGAAGAACAACAGCTCCGACGACTTCCAGGGCTTGTTCGTAGGCTTTAACGTAGGCGTGCAGTACGTATTCTAATGCATACGCTTCGATCCAGGCTGGCCCTATGGGGCTGGCGCTCGCTGGCAAACCTGATTTTTTGGGTGCTGCTCAAACTATGGCCCTACCGGCGCAACCTCGTGCTGGTGAATATGGCCCGCTGCTTCCCGACGCGCTCCGAAAAGGAGATCAGGCAAATGGTAACCGCCTATTTCCGCCACCTGGCCGACCTCGTCGTGGAGCCGTTCATGATCCGGAAAATGCCTCATGGCGGTCTCGGACGGTTTGTTCATTACGAAAACACGGCGCTTATCGACCGGTTGATCGGCGAGAAGAAGAGCATTGTGCTGATGGCTTCGCATTATGGTAGTTGGGAATACCTGTTGTCGCTTCCACTCCAGACCGCTTGCGACGTGCTGGCGGCCTACTCGCCGGTGTCGAACAAATGGCTCAATGCCTGGCTGCTGAAATTGCGCGGCCGGTTCGGGGTGACGATGATCCCAAAGTCGGAATGGTACCGGCGGACGCTGGGCTGGAATGCGGAGTCGTCGGCGATTTTTGTGACCATTGCCGACCAGCGCCCACCGGAATCAGGCAAATACTACCTTGATTTCATGAACCGCAAAACGTTTATTCAGTCGGGTGCGGCGCGCATTGCCGTGCAGCGCGATTGCGCGGTGGTGTATCTCGATGTGACGAAGACGGAGCGCAACACGTATCATTTCCGGTTCCGGCTCATTACGGCGGAAGCGCGGCAGCTGGGTGAGGCCGGTATTATGGAACATTATTATAAGGCACTGGAAAACACCATTGAACGCCAGCCGGAGCTCTGGCTGTGGTCGCACAACCGCTGGAAGTTCCATTCGAGGCAGGGCCAGAAGCCGGTGAACGCATTAAAATTGTTGTAATATTCAGCAAAGGGTAGGTCTTTTCCCCAAATTTGGATCCAGGTAGAGTTATAGTAAGTTATTGGTAGTTAGTGTTTTGTGCAAAAATGTTTTGAAAAGGAACCATAATTTTACCATGCGGCGGTCAAACCAATTTATTTACTAAAACAAAGCATTATGAGAAAATTAGCATTCATGGGTGTGTTGGTGATCGCCGGGATGATGGCAGCGTGTAACGACGACGACGAGACGACAGACCCAACCCCCGTGTTGCCCGAGCTGAAAGTGTCCGCATCACTTTCCGGTGCTAACCAGGTGCC includes:
- a CDS encoding FecR family protein, with the translated sequence MKTEQNPNIDELLVKSMLDEASVAEQIEIKQWLLDDDDNQRYYEHFELIWNESKRLARQSNVDENAAWERFKVRTAAMEQEPKVIPMHPKPVFRILRMVAMVLMAACAGWLSYLAATQNAAPEVLTISSGMETRIATLPDGSIVTLNKKSSISYPKAFEGKTRQVALAGEAFFDVKPDKTKPFIIEVNDVTVKVLGTSFNVKDNAEKTEVIVETGIVEVSRANRKVRITPREEATVVKASAEMQKGTTEDEFHNYYRTRRLYCDNTPLWRLVEILNEAYDADIVVGNPALRDMPINTTFDQNSLESILGVVSETLSLKVEHHHGQIILK
- a CDS encoding STN and carboxypeptidase regulatory-like domain-containing protein, which produces MKGQPVSAVLKSVSEQGKFYFSYNSNLIAGDSLVTLHAARQTVKQVLDQLFQNRFQYKEKGDYLIILPAAKDKSFHISGLILDGETGQPVDYASVYSRQLLVSTLSEDDGGFRLRIRERAFPVYLTVSKVGYGDTTMVINNADESARTLHIHPKAVDLDPLIVRYSEGESTWLGRLFLSQRLRAQSRNIGRFFVALPYQASLTPGLGTHGRMSGQVVNKFSLNLAGGYTAGVNGVEIAGGFNISKEDVRYVQLAGAFNVVSGHVHGVQMAGFSNNVLDSLSGVQISGVSSMVRKRVDGVQMSGFLSRTGGGMHGTQISGAINLIRNGGSGAQIAGGYNQVRGSYRGVQIAGAANYAGDSVFVTQISAGLNIAKNIRGVQIAPVNYAKRMRGVQIGIVNIADSSSGASIGFLNIVKKSTSNISVYATDVAPLNVAWKMGTHQFYSVLMAGTGGSSNSRVRTFGAGFGKEFFPFKKTGFFVEILSQNLYQGDWDAMSSVYRLQIAATYKLAKRFLIFAGPAYTIYDHAGAEPKKGYKSFPVAGYPKIGLGSEKVTSWIGWQAGISWRYGRL
- a CDS encoding exosporium glycoprotein BclB-related protein codes for the protein MRRKSIFNVRLSGLKLKGTLLFAFLALFAFTANAQVGIGTTTPNTSAQLDIESTNKGLLIPRMLDTERAGIASPATGLLVYQTNGDAGFWYYTGSEWVPLKTAPAVANPTIIPYASGTPVVMTVLLGGLVGTASVVGFGNSATDVSLVGGAIDATLLANMAFSVPRDGTITSMSGFFSNTVALSLIGAAATIQAQLYSAPANSNTFTPVPGAIVTLAPALTGIIAIGTVSSGVTSGLSIPVTAGTRLLLVYSASAPGSFIASTIAGYASAGVGIN
- a CDS encoding T9SS type A sorting domain-containing protein gives rise to the protein MMKRYLLFCQLALLSTTAAHAQFTAGASGFHIESGTQVFIDSLTLLPSSDFTLTSQTLSITSTPIPGTPPGIARVYSFSTPFDFAGTVGFFYRASELNGNSETTLQLAYGNEDFVTTSGSTVLTGSHYISNTLGSPTNFTSVTAGQEGALPVTLVDFQVRRVENSTVLSWQTSEEKNSDFFEILQSEDAKKWSVLGTVNAANTSNSKKDYSFDDKMERFGMQYYRLRMVDTDGSFAYSKIQSIRLASGGLISAYPNPAVDKITIGSKEVLASVKMTDLTGRQFLELSKPQPGQEVSLKNYPAGTYLVKVETASGKTQVIKVIKQ
- a CDS encoding lysophospholipid acyltransferase family protein, translating into MHTLRSRLALWGWRSLANLIFWVLLKLWPYRRNLVLVNMARCFPTRSEKEIRQMVTAYFRHLADLVVEPFMIRKMPHGGLGRFVHYENTALIDRLIGEKKSIVLMASHYGSWEYLLSLPLQTACDVLAAYSPVSNKWLNAWLLKLRGRFGVTMIPKSEWYRRTLGWNAESSAIFVTIADQRPPESGKYYLDFMNRKTFIQSGAARIAVQRDCAVVYLDVTKTERNTYHFRFRLITAEARQLGEAGIMEHYYKALENTIERQPELWLWSHNRWKFHSRQGQKPVNALKLL